One stretch of Nicotiana tabacum cultivar K326 chromosome 18, ASM71507v2, whole genome shotgun sequence DNA includes these proteins:
- the LOC142172487 gene encoding uncharacterized protein LOC142172487, whose product MSNLCPANPESVYFVGNANRGQTNQYGDTYNPNWRNHPNFSWGGNQDTHNQYRPQAPQQQYRPPQVEQQASPTSHLEDMLKKVMAEHQALAITVRNLEHQMGQLASAQNTRPAGGLPSDAEPNPKAQVNAVTLRNGRALEEVPKKKKNTDHPEGELAPSQLRGMRKMIKDPSQDIVANKRRHAEFETVALTEECSARVQSKLPSKLKDLGSFTIPLSLGKQEVGRALCDLGASINLISSSLFKQLRLGMLRPTTITLQLADRSLVMPEGIIEDVLVRVGKIILPADFIVLDYEADDEVPIILGRPFLATGGAIIDVRAGKLKMRVDDEEVTFNVYKALKLPKHYEDLCMITVVESKGINQSPYVNYSDLDGTTELKEVVFPAERVKMIEKRARDER is encoded by the exons ATGAGCAATCTATGCCCAGCAAATCCAGAGTCTGTATATTTTGTGGGTAATGCAAATCGAGGCCAAACAAATCAGTATGGGGACACTTACAATCCCAACTGGAGGAACCACccaaacttctcttggggtggaaaccaGGACACTCATAATCAATACAGGCCTCAAGCACCTCAACAACAATATAGACCACCTCAGGTTGAACAACAAGCGAGTCCTACAAGTCACCTTGAAGATATGTTGAAAAAAGTGATGGCTGAACATCAAGCCCTCGCCATAACAGTGAGAAATTTGGAGCATCAAATGGGGCAGCTTGCCAGTGCTCAAAACACTAGACCAGCTGGAGGTCTTCCAAGTGATGCTGAGCCCAATCCTAAAGCTCAAGTCAATGCGGTTACCTTGAGAAATGGAAGAGCActagaagaagttccaaagaaaaagaagaatacagATCATCCTGAAGGAGAATTAGCTCCAAGCCAGTTGAGAGGAATGAGAAAGATGATAAAGGACCCAAGCCA AGATATTGTGGCAAACAAACGAAGACATGCAGAGtttgaaacagttgcacttactgaagagtgTAGTGCCAGAGTTCAGAGTAAACTTCCTTCTAAGTTGAAGGATCTTGGGAGTTTCACAATTCCTTTGTCTCTTGGAAAACAAGAGGTTGGTAGAGCCTTGTGTGATTTAGGGGCTAGTATAAATTTGATATCATCCTCTTTGTTCAAGCAACTCAGATTGGGGATGCTTAGACCTACTACAATCACTTTACAACTAGCAGATAGGTCACTAGTCATGCCCGAAGGAAttattgaggatgtgttagttcgagtgggaaagattATTCTTCCTGCTGATTTTATTGTTCTTGATTACGAGGCAGATGATGAAGTGCCCATTATTTTGGGGCGACCATTCTTAGCTACTGGTGGAGCAATTATTGATGTGAGAGCAGGGAAGTTAAAAATGAGAGTTGACGATGAGGAGGTCACTTTTAATGTGTACAAGGCACTTAAGCTTCCTAAGCATTATGAGGACTTGTGCATGATTACTGTGGTAGAATCGAAGGGGATAAATCAGAGTCCTTATGTGAATTATAGTGATCTAGATGGGACAACTGAGTTAAAGGAGGTCGTGTTTCCAGCTGAGCGTGTAAAGATGATTGAGAAAAGAGCCAGAGATGAAAGATGA
- the LOC107778088 gene encoding proteasome subunit beta type-6-like, whose product MDKSLLDVEQPHSMGTTIIGVTYNGGVVLGADSRTSTGMYVANRASDKITQLTDNVYVCRSGSAADSQVVSDYVRYFLHQHTIQLGQPATVKVAANLVRLLSYNNKAMLQTGMIVGGWDKYEGGKIYGVPLGGTLLEQPFAIGGSGSSYLYGFFDQAWREGMTQEEAEKLVVTAVSLAIARDGASGGVVRTVTINKDGVTRKFYPGDTLPLWHEEIEAVNSLLDIVPAASPEPMVS is encoded by the exons ATGGACAAATCATTGCTCGATGTGGAGCAGCCCCATTCAATGGGGACCACCATCATCGGCGTCACCTACAACGGAGGCGTCGTCCTCGGCGCCGACTCCCGCACCAGCACTG GAATGTACGTGGCGAATAGGGCTTCAGACAAGATAACTCAGCTCACTGATAATGTCTATGTTTGCCGTTCTGGATCG GCTGCAGATTCGCAAGTTGTCTCGGACTATGTTCGCTACTTTCTACACCAACACAC GATACAGCTTGGCCAGCCAGCCACCGTCAAGGTTGCAGCAAACCTTGTTAGGTTATTATCGTACAACAATAAG GCTATGCTTCAAACGGGAATGATTGTTGGTGGATGGGACAAATATGAAGGGGGTAAAATATATGGGGTTCCTCTTGGGGGCACACTCTTGGAGCAGCCTTTTGCTATTGGAG GATCTGGATCTAGTTATTTGTATGGTTTCTTTGACCAAGCATGGAGGGAAGGAATGACCCAAGAAGAAGCAGAG AAACTGGTTGTGACTGCAGTATCTCTTGCCATTGCCCGAGATGGTGCGAGTGGCGGCGTAGTTCGCACTGTAACT ATAAACAAAGATGGGGTTACAAGAAAGTTCTACCCAGGTGATACTCTTCCACTTTGGCATGAAGAAATAGAGGCTGTGAACTCCCTGCTGGATATTGTGCCAGCCGCAAGTCCTGAACCAATGGTCAGTTGA